The Deinococcus carri genome contains a region encoding:
- a CDS encoding acyl-CoA dehydrogenase family protein: MTSTLVRPVSDDQRTILSALQSFLKNKVAPGAAERDQTGEFPFDLVRELGEMGVMGAQTPEAYGGSALDTATFAMIIEEIAAYDGSLCLTVASHNSLCQGHIILAGTEAQKAKFLPDLASARKLGAWGLTEPGSGSDSGGMQSRAAEQPDGSWILNGSKNFITQGSVGGTYVILARTDAPRPGKGKNDGISAFVFNRDEVQGFSIGRKEDKLGLRSSDTAQLIFEDIHLPADALLGERGNAFKDVMRVLDGGRIGIGAMGLGLGRAAFEFAARYAMEREQFGKPIAMNQAIGFKLADMDTQLDAARLLLRKAADLKDAGENFTVAAARAKLFATTVGVQACDDAIQILGGYGYIKEYPVERYWRDNRLTRIGEGTDEVQRLVISRDVMGRFGQ; the protein is encoded by the coding sequence ATGACCAGCACCCTCGTCCGCCCCGTATCCGACGACCAGCGCACCATCCTGTCCGCCCTCCAGAGCTTCCTGAAGAACAAGGTGGCCCCCGGTGCCGCCGAACGTGACCAGACCGGCGAGTTTCCCTTCGACCTCGTGCGGGAACTCGGTGAGATGGGCGTAATGGGCGCGCAGACGCCCGAGGCGTACGGCGGCTCGGCGCTAGATACCGCCACCTTCGCCATGATCATCGAGGAAATCGCCGCCTACGACGGCAGCCTGTGCCTCACGGTCGCCTCGCACAACTCGCTGTGCCAGGGCCACATCATCCTGGCGGGGACCGAGGCGCAAAAAGCGAAGTTCCTGCCCGACCTCGCCAGCGCGCGGAAGCTGGGGGCCTGGGGCCTCACCGAACCCGGCAGCGGCAGCGACAGTGGCGGGATGCAGTCGCGGGCCGCAGAGCAGCCGGACGGAAGCTGGATTCTGAACGGCTCCAAGAACTTCATCACGCAGGGCAGCGTGGGCGGTACCTACGTCATCCTTGCCCGCACCGACGCCCCGCGCCCCGGTAAGGGTAAGAACGACGGCATCAGCGCCTTCGTCTTCAACCGCGACGAGGTGCAGGGCTTTTCCATCGGGCGCAAGGAGGACAAGCTGGGCCTGCGCTCCAGCGACACGGCGCAGCTCATCTTCGAGGACATCCACCTCCCGGCCGACGCGCTGCTGGGTGAGCGCGGCAACGCCTTCAAGGACGTGATGCGGGTGCTGGACGGCGGGCGCATCGGTATCGGCGCGATGGGGCTGGGGCTGGGGCGTGCGGCCTTCGAGTTCGCGGCGCGGTACGCGATGGAGCGCGAGCAGTTCGGAAAGCCCATCGCCATGAACCAGGCCATCGGCTTCAAGCTGGCCGACATGGACACGCAGCTCGACGCCGCCCGCCTGCTGCTCCGCAAGGCCGCCGACCTCAAGGACGCGGGTGAGAACTTCACGGTCGCCGCCGCGCGAGCCAAGCTGTTCGCCACCACCGTCGGCGTGCAGGCCTGCGACGACGCCATCCAGATTCTGGGCGGTTACGGCTACATCAAGGAATACCCGGTCGAGCGCTACTGGCGCGACAACCGCCTCACCCGCATCGGTGAGGGCACCGACGAGGTGCAGCGCCTCGTGATCAGCCGCGACGTGATGGGCCGCTTCGGGCAGTGA
- the hpf gene encoding ribosome hibernation-promoting factor, HPF/YfiA family, translated as MHIYKLSGRNVDVTDAMRDYVEEKLTRLDRFSDQITDARVVLTHRDVRDAGRRNRVEVQLNVPSGIIRAEEHHADMYAAIDRASDVLERQLRKFKTRYMRHRQEALPQPEPGLAEADVNAGLDEDVTEFHPEIVRTKRFDVRPMSAEDAVTQMEALGHDFYVFRNMDTGGCGVVYRRRDGHYGLIEPS; from the coding sequence GTGCATATCTACAAGCTGTCAGGCCGGAACGTGGACGTCACCGATGCGATGCGCGATTACGTGGAGGAAAAGCTCACGCGCCTGGACCGCTTCAGCGACCAGATTACCGACGCGCGCGTGGTGCTGACCCACCGCGACGTGCGGGACGCCGGGCGGCGCAACCGCGTCGAGGTGCAGCTCAATGTGCCCAGCGGCATCATCCGCGCCGAGGAACATCACGCCGACATGTACGCCGCCATCGACCGCGCCTCGGACGTGCTGGAGCGCCAGCTTCGCAAGTTCAAGACCCGGTACATGCGCCACCGCCAGGAGGCCCTGCCCCAGCCCGAACCGGGCCTGGCCGAGGCGGACGTGAATGCCGGCCTGGACGAGGACGTGACCGAATTCCACCCCGAGATTGTCCGCACCAAGCGCTTCGACGTGCGCCCCATGAGTGCCGAGGACGCCGTCACGCAGATGGAGGCGCTGGGCCACGACTTCTACGTCTTCCGGAACATGGACACGGGCGGCTGCGGTGTGGTGTACCGCCGCCGTGACGGGCACTACGGCCTGATCGAACCGAGCTGA
- a CDS encoding butyrate kinase, which produces MIAHVINPGSSSVKLACADIQPSENAALPGQLRVTLTRAEVPLDGPPGEQDLDTLTRAVLHVSADWPSPDAVVARGGWLGRVAAGTYQVTPELAHYALQEGRDGLGGALALRVGEARGVPAFVVDPQSVNELLPEARETGVKGVVREARFHALNARVVARRAAHEVGKRLQDARVVVAHLGATTSVTAFDGGRAIDTTGTGPDGGPLGARQAGPLPTTTLLRLAAEHSQPELLRLLSAGSGFLGLTGTANLREMEGHEVTDPEVQVAVAAFVHQACKAIGEQCGALTGRPDALAITGGAARWDAVVDRIERRLSWIAPVIIVPGELELEALAEGVGRVLLGLEQPRDWTPPPDGHA; this is translated from the coding sequence ATGATCGCGCACGTGATCAATCCCGGATCGAGCAGCGTCAAACTCGCCTGCGCCGATATTCAACCCAGCGAGAACGCGGCCCTGCCCGGCCAGTTGCGCGTGACCCTGACCCGTGCCGAGGTGCCCCTCGACGGCCCCCCCGGCGAGCAGGATCTGGACACCCTGACCCGCGCCGTTCTGCACGTCAGCGCCGACTGGCCCTCGCCCGACGCCGTGGTGGCGCGGGGGGGCTGGCTGGGCCGGGTCGCGGCGGGCACGTACCAGGTCACGCCGGAGCTGGCCCACTATGCCCTTCAGGAGGGCCGCGACGGGCTGGGCGGTGCCCTGGCCCTGCGGGTGGGGGAGGCGCGGGGGGTACCCGCCTTCGTGGTGGACCCCCAGAGCGTCAACGAGCTGCTGCCCGAGGCGCGCGAGACGGGGGTGAAGGGCGTGGTGCGCGAGGCCCGCTTTCACGCGCTGAATGCCCGCGTGGTGGCCCGCCGCGCCGCGCACGAGGTCGGCAAACGCCTGCAGGATGCCCGCGTGGTGGTGGCGCACCTGGGGGCGACCACCAGCGTCACGGCCTTTGACGGGGGCCGCGCCATCGACACCACCGGCACCGGCCCCGATGGCGGCCCGCTGGGGGCGAGACAGGCCGGACCGCTGCCCACCACCACCCTGCTGCGGCTGGCGGCCGAGCATTCGCAACCCGAGCTGCTGCGCCTGCTGTCGGCGGGCAGCGGCTTCCTGGGCCTGACTGGCACGGCGAACCTCCGGGAAATGGAGGGCCACGAGGTCACGGACCCCGAGGTGCAGGTCGCTGTCGCCGCCTTCGTGCATCAGGCGTGCAAGGCGATTGGCGAGCAGTGCGGGGCGCTGACCGGACGCCCGGACGCGCTGGCGATCACGGGCGGCGCGGCCCGCTGGGACGCCGTGGTCGACCGCATCGAGCGCCGCCTGAGCTGGATCGCCCCGGTGATCATCGTGCCGGGCGAGCTGGAACTCGAAGCCCTGGCCGAGGGCGTGGGCCGCGTGCTGCTGGGTCTGGAACAGCCCCGCGACTGGACGCCCCCGCCGGACGGTCATGCCTGA
- the fni gene encoding type 2 isopentenyl-diphosphate Delta-isomerase, producing the protein MTGTGETNLSETGARKLRHLEACLLPESQYARVTTGLERVPWPYRALPDLDLEAVDLSTPFLGRMLQAPVLIGAMTGGAERAALINRNLAAAAQRLGLGMMLGSQRVMLEHPAAAASFQVRDVAPDVLLVGNLGAAQFGLGYGPTEAERAVRAVGADALAIHVNPLQEAMQAGGDTRWSGLAARLTEVVSALPFPVLLKEVGHGLDAATIRTVAGAGFAALDVAGAGGTSWARVEQLVRYGEVRAPDLCEVGLPTARALVEARHAAPGVPLIASGGIRTGLEAARALALGAQAVAVARPLLEPALESAGAVEAWLARFIGELRVALFVGGFGSVEAARGGVEFPG; encoded by the coding sequence GTGACCGGCACCGGGGAGACGAACCTCAGCGAGACGGGAGCGCGCAAGCTGCGCCATCTGGAAGCTTGCCTGCTCCCGGAGAGCCAGTACGCGCGCGTCACCACTGGGCTGGAGCGGGTGCCCTGGCCGTACCGCGCCCTGCCCGACCTGGACCTGGAAGCGGTGGACCTCTCCACGCCGTTCCTGGGCCGGATGCTGCAAGCCCCCGTGCTGATTGGCGCGATGACCGGCGGGGCGGAGCGCGCGGCACTGATCAACCGCAACCTCGCTGCCGCCGCGCAGCGGCTGGGCCTGGGGATGATGCTCGGCTCGCAGCGGGTGATGCTGGAGCATCCTGCCGCCGCCGCCAGCTTTCAGGTGCGCGACGTGGCCCCCGACGTGCTGCTCGTCGGGAATCTGGGGGCCGCGCAGTTCGGCCTGGGTTACGGCCCCACCGAGGCCGAGCGGGCGGTGCGGGCAGTGGGGGCCGACGCCCTCGCCATCCACGTGAACCCCCTTCAGGAGGCGATGCAGGCGGGGGGCGATACGCGCTGGTCGGGCCTGGCCGCGCGGCTGACGGAGGTGGTGTCGGCGCTGCCCTTCCCCGTCCTCCTCAAGGAAGTCGGGCACGGGCTGGACGCGGCGACCATCCGGACGGTGGCGGGCGCGGGGTTCGCGGCGCTGGATGTGGCCGGGGCGGGGGGCACGAGCTGGGCGCGGGTGGAGCAGCTCGTGCGGTACGGCGAGGTTCGCGCGCCGGACCTGTGTGAGGTGGGCCTTCCGACCGCGCGGGCGCTGGTGGAGGCCCGTCACGCCGCGCCTGGTGTGCCCCTGATTGCCTCGGGGGGCATTCGCACGGGGCTGGAGGCTGCCCGTGCACTGGCGCTGGGCGCGCAGGCCGTCGCGGTCGCCCGGCCCCTGCTGGAACCGGCGCTGGAGAGTGCGGGGGCGGTGGAGGCGTGGTTGGCGCGGTTTATCGGGGAGTTGCGGGTGGCGCTGTTCGTGGGGGGATTCGGGAGTGTGGAGGCAGCGCGGGGTGGGGTGGAATTTCCGGGGTGA
- the alr gene encoding alanine racemase — MLARAQALISESALRGNLTALARRAEARLLLPVKANAYGHGMEAVTRLAAPHPDVWGFAVAMPREAAALAALNPGKPILLLTPPTPEEVRPLADLGVRLPVASVAEADALPPHARAHLKVDTGMNRLGARPEEAIGIGQRLAERGLLEGAYTHFATADEPDLSFAHEQFARFQTVLAALPPVLAHAANGGGVLSLGPLPGMSLARPGLAAYGFAPSHLRGVAPLTPVMTLQARVTHVHTVHPGETVSYGGLWRAGRETLVATVGIGYADGYPRNATGSAHVLIQGERRPVLGRICMDQMMVDVTGLKVRVGDWAEVWGPGSLTVTDAAAWGGTIEYEVLTGLGARVERVAVG, encoded by the coding sequence ATGTTGGCACGCGCGCAGGCCCTGATTTCCGAGTCCGCCCTGCGGGGCAACCTCACGGCCCTGGCCCGGCGGGCGGAGGCCAGGCTGCTGCTGCCCGTCAAGGCGAATGCCTACGGCCACGGCATGGAGGCCGTGACCCGCCTGGCGGCCCCCCACCCCGACGTGTGGGGCTTCGCGGTCGCCATGCCGCGCGAGGCCGCCGCCCTCGCCGCCCTGAACCCCGGCAAACCCATCCTGCTGCTCACGCCACCCACCCCGGAGGAGGTGCGCCCGCTGGCCGACCTGGGCGTGCGCCTGCCCGTCGCGTCGGTCGCGGAGGCGGATGCCCTGCCGCCCCACGCCCGCGCGCACCTGAAGGTGGACACCGGCATGAACCGCCTGGGGGCGCGGCCCGAGGAGGCCATAGGCATCGGCCAGCGCCTGGCCGAGCGGGGGCTGCTGGAGGGGGCCTACACCCACTTCGCCACCGCCGACGAGCCGGACCTGAGCTTTGCCCACGAGCAGTTCGCCCGCTTTCAGACGGTCCTCGCCGCCCTGCCCCCGGTGCTGGCCCACGCGGCCAACGGCGGCGGCGTCCTCAGCCTGGGTCCCCTCCCCGGCATGAGCCTGGCGCGGCCCGGCCTCGCCGCCTACGGCTTCGCGCCCTCGCATCTGCGCGGCGTGGCCCCCCTTACCCCGGTGATGACCCTTCAGGCCCGCGTGACCCACGTCCACACCGTCCACCCCGGCGAGACGGTGAGCTACGGCGGGCTGTGGCGGGCCGGGCGCGAGACGCTGGTCGCCACTGTCGGCATCGGTTACGCCGACGGCTACCCCCGCAACGCCACCGGCAGCGCCCACGTCCTGATCCAGGGCGAGCGCCGCCCGGTCCTGGGCCGCATCTGCATGGACCAGATGATGGTGGACGTGACCGGCCTGAAGGTCCGCGTAGGCGACTGGGCCGAGGTCTGGGGACCGGGCAGCCTCACCGTGACGGACGCGGCGGCCTGGGGCGGCACGATTGAATACGAGGTCCTGACCGGGCTGGGCGCGAGGGTAGAGCGGGTGGCAGTGGGGTGA
- a CDS encoding ABC transporter ATP-binding protein, with protein MTGPLPNGTSFLQVEDLSRIYPSGEGIVTALSPFTHRFPAGLTAVVGPSGSGKSTLLNLLAGFDRPTTGRVLAGDTDLHRLSEAGRADFRLANYGFVFQNHNLVTILTALENVEFPLTLAGLPRRERRERALALLEEVGLGARASHLPAQLSGGEAQRVAIARALAHNPRVLLADEPTGNLDSHTGERVLALLTAQAREGRTVVLITHDREVAALADHTLRVRDGVVTVEE; from the coding sequence ATGACCGGCCCGCTACCAAACGGCACCTCCTTCCTTCAGGTCGAGGACCTCTCGCGCATCTATCCCAGCGGGGAAGGCATCGTCACGGCGCTTTCTCCCTTCACCCACCGCTTTCCAGCGGGCCTGACGGCGGTGGTCGGCCCGTCGGGCAGCGGCAAGAGCACGCTGCTGAACCTGCTGGCGGGCTTCGACCGCCCGACCACCGGCCGCGTGCTGGCGGGCGACACCGACCTGCACCGGCTGTCGGAGGCGGGCCGCGCCGACTTCCGGCTGGCAAACTACGGCTTCGTGTTCCAGAACCACAACCTCGTCACGATTCTGACCGCGCTGGAAAACGTGGAGTTCCCGCTCACGCTGGCCGGGCTGCCCCGCCGGGAGCGGCGCGAACGGGCGCTGGCCCTGCTGGAGGAGGTGGGGCTGGGTGCACGGGCCTCACACCTGCCCGCCCAACTCTCGGGCGGCGAGGCGCAGCGGGTCGCCATCGCCCGCGCTCTGGCCCACAATCCGCGCGTGCTGCTGGCCGACGAGCCGACCGGCAACCTCGACTCGCACACCGGGGAGCGGGTGCTGGCCCTCCTCACCGCCCAGGCGCGTGAAGGCCGCACGGTGGTCCTGATTACCCACGACCGCGAGGTGGCGGCGCTGGCCGACCACACGCTCCGCGTCCGCGACGGCGTGGTGACGGTGGAGGAGTAA